The sequence TGCTGCTCGGGAACCTCGTCCCACTGCAGGCGAAGGCCGGTGGTCGGATCGGCGAGGTGCGCGTGTTCGATCGCACGGCGCAGCCAGCTCACACCCACTTGCTGCACACTCACCGTGTAATGCACCGGTTCGCCCCGTTCGCGAAGCCCGTACGCTTCCCAGTACACGCCGACCGCGCGCGCCAACGGAATCTCCGTGCTCGCCAGCGCGTTGTCGCGCGCCGTCACGAAGTCGGCATTGGCCGACGCGTCGGCCTTGTACAGCAGCAAGTCGGACAGCGCGACGGCGCGACCGTCCAGTGCCGTGAAGCCCTCACGACGTCGGGCGGCGCGGCGGTCGTGATCGGCGAGGAGCTCGAGACTCACGACGCCGGAGTCGGCCCGGGCGACGCACACGAGGCGTCCCGTCGCGGCCGCCGAGTCCTGTTTCGTCACGGCCATCGGCGAGCCGTCGCCGGCAACGACCAGCGACGCGAGCAGCGGCCGGCCGATCAACGTCGTATCGCGGCGCGCATCCCAGGCGGCGACGATGAGTGTGGAATCACCCCGCCGGAAGCGAGCGATCTGGCTCGGCAAGTCGTGCATCGAGCGGGCGTACGCCGGCGCGTAGCCGGTGCGCGCGAGGCGGTTGTCGAGCGTCCAATCTTCGCTCGTGATTTCAGCTTCGTGGTCGACCGCGTGTTCACTCGGGATGAAGTCATACGGCATTCCGGCGTCGTGCCCGGTGATCGACATGCGAGTCTCGAGCATCATGCTCGGGAACCCGCGCGAGTACCATTGCGGCCAGCCGTACCGCATGACGAGGTGCTTTACATCGTCGCCCCAGGCCTCGCCGTCAGCCGTCGCCGAATGCTCGGCGATCTTCGCCCGCGCGTAACGCGTGAGATGCTCGGTGAGCAGATCGGTCGTGCTCACCGAATAGAGGGGTGCGCCGAGCGTCAGGATTTGCCGTGCGAGCGAATCACGCGCTTCGCACGGCATGTGGTCGAACCGGTCGGCGAGCGGCCCGTCGAGCAGATCGGTGATGTCGAGCCAACGGCATCGCTCGGGCAGCTCCATGGCCGCGAGCGCGACTCCGAAGGCCGAGTCCGCGACGACGTATCGCTTGTCGGCGTGTGCGGCGAACCCGGCGAGCGCGGCGCACCACGCCCGCCCGGCGCTGCATCTGGTGGTGGCGAATCGGATTGCGTCATCGGTGCGGTGCGCGTCGACGAAATAGCGAACCAACTGGCCGGCGATCCACGAGTCGCCGGAGAGTCGGCCGGAAGCGCTGTCGAGCTGCGTGATGAGCGCATCGCGACGCGACTTGATCTCGGGCGGATCCTCGGGCGGAGGCGCTTCGTCCGCGTCATCTCCGCGCCAATAGCAGTAGCGGCCGACACGCACGTCGCACGGCCCGCCGCCGTCGCCGCCGCGAACGGGGAAACGGCTTCGCCGGAATGACTCGAACGAGCGCTGCGCCGACTCCGCCGAGCGCCGAAGATGCACGGAGTCGGCGCGCGATACGGACGCCAACTCCACCGGCCCCTGATAGGCCCCGGCGTGCGCGAAGAGCGAGCCGGCGAGCAACGCGTGAGTCAGCATCGCCGGTCCGCTCCGCGCTGTTGCTTGGCTACGGCTCTCCGAGCGCCAGGAACGGTCCCGCGGTCGCCGAGACGCCGATGTCGTCCACGACCACCGTACCCGCGACGAGTCGGTCGAACACGAGTCGCACCGAGCGTAGCCGAGCCGGATCGAACTGCGGCGACGCCTGCGCGAATTCGGCGAGCGGGAGCACGTACGTTTGCAGCACCATCTCGTACTGTGTTGGAAAGCGCTGCTGCTCTTGGTCGTGCCGCCGCAGGATGTGGATCTCCAGCGGTCTCCGCGGCACGCCGAAATGGCTGAGCAGCAGCCGCGCGACGTGTCCGGACGCGTCGGTCATTTCGACGGTGAGATCGACCGGCGTCGAATCCTTTCCCGCTTTCGGCTCGGGCTTCTTCGGCGGCGGCTTCTTCTCGTCTTTCTTGGTACTGTCGGCCTTTTTGGTCGTGTCGCGCGCCGGTGCGCGGGGACCCGGTTTGGCGTCCGTCGGCGCGAGCGAGAGATACACTGCCGCCTCGCGCCCGAGGTGCAGACTGCCGACGAGCGAGTCGCTCAGCGTGATCGTGTACGACGCCGGCTTGCCGAGCTTTGTGGTGTCGTCGCCGCGGATGTGGTTGTTCCAACCGAGCGTCACCGCGTTGGTGTTGATCGGATCGTTCTGCCCACTGCGCAGATTGATCGGGGCCTCCTTCCATGTTGCAAGACTGTCGCCCGAAAGGGAAACCCCCGGCACGGATCCGGTCGTCACGTCGACGTCTTCATCAAAAGTTGCCAGCGACTTGAACCCTGACTCTTCGAAGCGGGTGATGTACATGGTCTTCGGGAGCCAGGCGCCGATGAGACGGTGGTCGCGGAACATCGGCAAGTACTCGGACTTGCCGTGCAGCGTGGCCTCGAGGAATCCGCCGATCACGACCTTGCTGAACTGCCTCTGCTCTTCGGGCGTGATGAGCCCGCGCAAATCCAGGAACCGTCCGCTGCGCGGCCCGTTGTCCTTGTTGCCCCAGACGGTGTTCCACTGCCCGTGGTTCGCTCGGTAGACGTACCACGCCGCCTTGAACCAGGGCTTGCCGTCGGTGAACTGAATCCGCTGAAAGGCCCGCAGACCGTTGAACGACGACACGTCGCCGTCGTGCGAGCCGTGGATCACCATGTAGTTCACGTTCTTGATCGGCGTGTACACGCCGGCCGGCTTGTATTGCCCGTCCACGGGCGCGATCGCAAACACCGACTTGATGTCGAAGTTGAAGTTGAACTTGACGTTGGCGTCATCCGGGTAATGACTCAGTCTATTGAACGCCGCGGCGATCCCGACCGCCTCGCCGCCGCGCGAGTGGCCCATGATCCCGATGTTGTGCATGTCGACCTTGTGCGAGAACGGGCCGGCCGAGCTGTCGTTCCAACGCTTCCAGTCCTCGAGGTGCTTGAGGAGGAGCCACGCGCGCCCATCGCTCTCGCCGCGAAGGTTCCCATTAATGAAATTCTCATCGACGCTCGCGAGGATGAAACCGCGCGACGCGAGCAGCTCGCCCAGGTAGCCGTAGCCCGGGTCGGAGTAGTCGAGCATGTCGTGGTTGCCGTGGACGATCAGCACGAGCGGGAAGGGGCCGTTGCCCTCCGGATACCACACGCGCGCGTTGATCGGCACCTTGCTGAACCCGAAGCCCCAGTCTTTTTCGCGGGCTTTCGCATTGTCGGGCTCCGTCGACACGAAGGGCGACACGTCGACGGTTTTCGTCTTGATCGTCACGGAATCGCGGTATTCGGCTCGGCGCTTGTCGGTGCCGCTGCCGTAGTAGAGCGTCTTCACCGCGAACGCCCCCTTTTCGCCCGGGTTCGGCGCGCCGATGAGCTGATGCGAGAGGACGGTCGGCGAATCGTCCTTCGAGAGTTGGAGCGCCTGCGTGCAGCCGGTGACGAGGAGACCGAGAGCGATGCCGGCGGTGCGCGCGCGAATGGTGAGCATCAGCGAATCCTCAATCCAAGACGATTGCCAATCCGGCCGCCGGTAAAGGTCTCGAGCGCGTAGTCGATCGACAGGCGGTCCATCGTGAGGCCGGCGCCGGCGGTGAGGGCCTCTTCGCCGATCAGCGGACGACGCGCGCCGGCCCGCAGCGCGATGTTGTAGCCGCTCAGCCAACTGTAGTTGACCTCGAGACCGCCGGCGGGAACCAAGGTGTTGCTGCGCACCCAGGACACCGCGGCGGTTCCAAACAGATCGAACTCACCGACAGGCCCGCCGCGAGAAACGCCAAGTGTCGCCTGGCGGGGAAGCTCGGCCTCGAGCGGGCCGGGCAAATCGGCGTCCTGCCCGAGATTCTGCACCGCCACGCCCACGGTGTAGGCCCCAAAGACCACCTTCGAAGCTCCGACGTCGACGAGGCCGCGCTGCAGCCGCGAGATTCCCAGATCCTGCTCGGCGTATTTCCCGGCGATGCCGAAGCGAACACCCTTATATGCCTGCGCGATTCCCACGGTCGCTTCGAGCGACGAGGACAAGGCCGTCTGCTCGAATGGCGTCGGCGTGACGGGCGCCGAGATGAAGCCGCCGTCGCTGCTCTGCGTGCGGACACCAATCCCGATGCCTCCGCCATTGAATCTCGTCACTGCCGAGAGAGCGGCCCCGCTCGAGCCGGGGGCGTATCGCTCTCCCGACATACTGAACCCATTGGCGATGACCAGCTGCGCCGGGTTGAAGAAGATCACCTCGTCGTCGCGACTGGTGATGCCAACGTCGCCGAGTGCCAACGTGCGCGGACCTGACGGCAGCACGAGAACGCTCGGCAAGATCGGCCGTGGCTGCGCGGCGAGCGCCAGCCACGGCGTCAGGAAGACTGCGAGGCCAGGGACTGCGCAGCGGAGATTCATGTCGTTGGGGGGGGGCTGCGAGGAGTGATTGAGTCTCAGTTGTCGCCCGGCAACGTCTTCAGAAAATCGGCGAGGTACGATCCCCACACGGCGGGCAGCGAATGCGTTCCGTGCCCGCGCGTCTGGTCGGTGATCGGCAGCAACACGAACTTCCCGTTCTTCACGCGGTGAATGAGCGTATCTACGATCCCCAGCTCCGGGGGATTCACGTAGTCGTCCGCTGAATTGATCGCCAACACTCGTGCAGAGATCTTTTCCAGACGTGGAGACGGGTCGTAATCGCGCGACGCGTTGAACGCGTAAACCACATCATTTGCGTCGTGCGTCTTCACGTTCTGGTCGAGGTACGCGCGGATCACCGAGTCCGCCTTGTCGCGCGTCGGCGCCTGGCGGTGCTGCACCTTGGGCGCGGACGACATGATGTACAGCATGCCCATCGCCTGCCGAAGGCCGGGCGGCTGCGCCGTGTAGTCGCCGCCGTGGTAGCCCGGATCCTTGGTGATGAAGTCCATGATCATCCTACGCATCATTCGGTTCCTTCCGGCGATCGGGGCGGGCACGCAGGCCAGCGGCACCAACCCGTCCGCGAAGTCCGGATAGCGTTCGCCCCACACCCACGAGTGCATGCACCCCATCGACGTGCCCATCACCAGTCGGAGATGGTTCACGCCCAGGCCCTTCGTCAGCAACTGGTGTTGCGCGTCGACCATGTCATCGTACGTGTACTTCGGGAACCTCGCGTGCATCCCGTCGCTTGGTTTGCTCGAGCCGCCGTGGCCGATGCCGTCGGGCAACACCACGAAGTAGTTGCTGGTATCGAGCAGTTGGCCGGGCCCGAACAGCACGCCGCCGTACGTCTGGCTCATGAATCCGCTCCCCGACCCGGTCGTGCCGTGGAGTATCAGGACCGCGTTTCGTACCATTCCCGAAGCGTCGCGACGCGGCTTGCCGAGCGCGATGTAATGGATTCGTAGGTCGGCGAGCGACTCGCCGCTCGCGAACTTGAAGTTGTGAATCGTGTAGTCCTGGCCCGCGGGAGTCCCACCCCGCTGTGCATGGGCGGGTACCACGGCCAGATTCGAGAGGGCGGCAAACGCAATCAATCGGCGGATGACGGACGGCATGGCCTCACCTGGATGGATTCTCGTGGTGCGACGATAGCCACACAGCCGCCGATTCGACAGTCCAAACAGCCGGATCGTTGGCTAACCTTCCTTGACCGTTCGCGTGCCGTTCCACCCCGCCTCCGTCAGCACCGCGCCATCCACAGGATCAAGCCCATCTCGATCGTCGCCGCGATGATCCCGAACACCAACGCTGCCCGGAATCCTTTGCTGAGATGCATGTCGTCGCTTGTTCGTGGCTTGAGACGGCGTGGATGGTGGGGACCGCCGGCGTTCGCTTTCGTCGCGGCCCTCGCGATCGCGGCGTGCAGTGAACCTACGACATCGGTGCGCCGTTTTCCCATCCTCGACGACAACGGCACGAGCGACTGGGCGTCCGTGACGGTCGGCGGCGACCACACGTGCGCGCTCAAGATCGACGGCAGTGCGTACTGCTGGGGGAGCAATCAGTACGGCCAGCTCGGGGTCAGCCGCACGGACACGACCTGCGGCGCGGGCAACGCGCGCTTCCCGTGCGCGACGACGCCGCAACTCGTCCAAGCGGGTCTCCAGTTCGCGTCCATCAGCGCCGGTCAACGCCACACCTGCGCGATCACTCGCACGCGCGAGGCGTACTGCTGGGGCTCAAACTCTGACGGCCAGGTTTCCGACTTCGGGCCGGGTGGGCCGGCGCTCACCAAGGTGCAGAGCGCTCTGCCGTGGACGCAGATCACAGCGGGCTTCAGCCACACCTGTGCGGTGCGCTCCGACGGCCTGCTCGTTTGCTGGGGCTCGAACGACCGCGGCCAACTGGGGAACGGAAGTCTGCTGTCGGGGACGACGCGCGCGCTGATCACGGCGCCGGTCGCGTCGGCGAGCGCGGGCCAGTCGCGCACCTGCGCGCGCACGACGGTCGGAGTCGTGTACTGCTGGGGCGCGGTCTGGACGGAGCGTAGCGGGGCGCTCGAGCTCTCGCGGACGCAACTGACGCCGCAGCTCGTGCCTGGCGCGCCCGCCCTCGCGTGGCTGACCGTCGGTTCGTTCACGACCTGCGGCGCGGACGTCTCGGGTTTCGCCTATTGCTGGGAGGCGAATCCGCGCGGCGAGTTGGGAAATGGCACGCAGAACGGAAGCATCGTCCCGGCCCGGGTACTGAGCGATCAGGCGTTTGTGCAGCTCAGCGCCGGGATCGTGCAGACCTGCGGCATCGACATCGAAGGGACGGGCTACTGCTGGGGCGACGATTCCTTCGGTGAAATCGGCGTCCTGCCGTCGGTGCTCGTCGAGCGATGCGGCGGACAAATCCTTCCATGTTCGACGAAACCCGTGTCGGTCATCGGGCGGCGGAAATTCGTGGAGATCAGCACGGGATTCGGCAGCCACACCTGTGGCGTCACGACCCGTGGCAACCTCTACTGTTGGGGGCTGGGCCTGTCCGGGCAACGCGGCGACGGGTCGGAGTTCTCGGCCGTGGCCTCACCCGTTCTCGTCGTCGAACCCGCCCGCATCGCGCCGAGCCAGTAGACGGGTGGACGAGCGGCTCGAATGTGTCGGCGGTCACGCGGGATGACAATATCGCCCGCCGCGAGCCGATACTGAGATTACATTGTCGGTCGCGGCTCGGGCGTCCCTCCCATCACGACCCGGCGCGGCTCGCGCTTGTAGTTCCTTCCTTCGCCGTCACGCTTCGCCCTCTCCAATCGATGAACCTCGACCGTCGGTTTATTCAGCGCGCCATTCTCGCGTTCACCACTGGATTGTTCCTCGCCTGCGCCGCGCGCGTGTCGGAGTCGAGCGCCGCGACGATCCCCTCCGTCAGCTCGAGCGCGATCGTCCGCTAGCTGCCCCGATTCGATTTCCAGAGCCGATAGCCGCCGGCGAACGCGTTGGCGTTGGCGCCGCGCTTGACGCCCTTCGGCAGTCGCTTCATGTGCCGGACGTTTCCGCCTCCCAGCACCACATAGTCGGCGAGAAAGGCGGCTGAAAGCAGCTCGACGACCTCGAGGACGTGGCGCCGCCATCGGTGCTTGCCCAGTCGTCGAAAGCCCGCTTCACCAATCCAGTCCTCGTACGTCTTTCCGCGATGGTAGGGCAGATGCCCGACCTCGAGCGGAATCACGACGCCGTCGTGGATCAGCGCCGTGCCGAGTCCAGTGCCGAGTCCCAGAAACAGCATTGTTCGGCCCTCGTAGCTGCCGAGGGCTTGCATGACCGCGTCGTTCACCACGCGAACGGGTTTGCCGAACGCGCGGTGAAAATCGAATGAGACCCAGCCGGGGCCGAGATTCCAAGGGTCCTCGATCGGCTTGCCGTCGTGCACCGGTCCGGGATAGCCGATCGAGACGCGATCGTACCTCCAATCGCTCGTCGCAAGGCGAACGGCGCGCACCATCTCGCGCGGCGTCAGCGTGGGACCGGACGGGATCTTGATCGGCGTGCGGTGGCCGGACGCGAGCACCTTGACGTTCGTGCCGCCGACGTCGACCACCAGAGTCTTCATCGCCGAGCGATCACGGAGCGGCAGGGAGCCCCTTTCGCGCGCGGACCGCATCGACGAATCGCTTGGCATCCGCTTCGTTGAACGAGTCCGACACCTTCTGGTGGTTCATGCTCGTCCCGTTGAACAGCTCGCGATCGCCGCCGTCGGTCCACTTCACGCGGATCTTTCCGGCGTCGTAGCGGATGTCCCGAATCTCCGAGAGCGGGAACACCGCGTGCGTTCCGATCGCGCCGGCGACCGACGACTTCACGATCTGGCTGATCATTCCCCCGACGCCGCTCGTGTCGCCGGAGCGCGACTCGTCGAGGCCATTCTTGATCTTGGCGACCGTTTTCGGCGAGAGACCGGCGAAAATCTTGTCGCCCTGTAGAACGACGTCGACCGAGCTGTCGGCGTTGTACAGGCGCATGTCACCCGGGCCGAGGCTGTCCGGCGGCGCCTGCGCTTCGACCCGCACGTGTGTGTTGTGACTCGAGATTCGCCGCCTGACCCAGCCGACGACGAGCCAGATGGCGAGCACGACGAGGCCTACTCGAATCAGGCCTCCGATGACACGGCGAGAGTTCATGGCGACAACCTGTAATAATGAGCTTGAAGATCCTATCGCGGTCCCGACACGATCGGCAACTCGATGAAGCTTACGTGTCCGGGTTCGTGGAAGATTCGGTGTTCAGCCTTCTTGTAGTCGCTCGCTTTCGCCCAAAAGATGTTCGGCACGAACGTCTGCGGGTTGCGGTCGTAGAGCGGAAACCAGCTCGACTGAATCTGCACCATGATGCGGTGCCCCGGCAGAAACACGTGGTTCGCCGTCGGCAGCGCGAACGCGTACTCGAGCGGCGTGTTCGACGCGATCGGTTTCGGGGCGTCGAACCCTTCGCGATAGCGTCCTCGAAAGATGTCCATCGCCACCGCGAGTTGATAGCCGCCCAGCTTTGCGTCGCCACCGACCTCGTCCGGATACACATCGATCAGCTTGACCACCCAATCCGCGTCGCTGCCGGTCGTCGACGACACGAGGCGCACCATCGGTTGACCGCTGATCTTCACGGGCTCCGCGAGGACTGCGGTCTCGTACGACAAGACGTCGGTTCGCCCCGACGCTTCGCGCTGGTCGTCGACCAGCCAGCAGGGCCACGTCGCGCATGTGTCGTAGCCCGTGGGCTTGATCGGCCGTGCGCGGAACGGCACCGGCTTCGCCGGATCAGAGATGTATGAATCGAACCCGGCCGCCGTCGGCGCGGCGAAGCCGGCCGAGAAATTCGCGCCCAGGTACAACGGCGTCTTGGTGATCGTGCAGCCGGCCGCGCATCCGCTTGGCCACGCGCTCAAGCGCTCCCACTTGTTCGTACCGGTCTCGTAGGCGTTCACCGCCGCGACGTCCATCGGCGGATGCCCGTCCTTGAGATAGTGCGCGAGAAATGGCGCGAGAATGTTCTTCTGGAATTCCTTCGAGGTGTTGGCGTCGAAATCGAGCGCGCCGAGGCTGCTGCCGTTCTCGATTTCCTGCCCGTGATGCCACGGTCCCATGGTGAGGAACACCATGTTGTTGTTCGTGTCCTTCGGTTTGATCGCCTTGTACACCGCGATCGCGCCGTAGATGTCCTCTTGGTCCCAGAGGCTGTGCACGAGCATCGTCGGGATTTTGAGCGGCTGCGCGGCGAGGATCTTATCCATCGCCTGCAGTTGCCACCACGAGTCGTAGCTCGGATGCTGGAGAATCTTGTTCCAGAATCCGACCTGCTCGAGCCCGTGGAGCTTTCCGAGCTCGCCCGCCGAGCCGGACTTCAGGTAAACGTCGTAGTCGTCGTAGTGGTCGGTCCACCACTTCGCCGAGTTGTCGCGCATCGCTTCCTGCTCGAGGATGTACGGCATGTTCTGCTGGCGAAACGCGCCGTTGTGGAACCAGTCGTCGCCCATCCAGCCGTCGACCATCGGATTCATCGGCACGGAGACCTTGAGCGCCGGGTGCGGATTGACGAGTCCCATGAGCGGCTCGAATCCGTCGTACGAGATTCCGAGCTCGCCGACGTTGCCGTTGGTCTCGGGAACGTTCTTCACGAGCCAGTCGATCGTGTCGTACGTGTCGGTGGCCTCGTCGACCTTCGTCGGGTTGAGCGGACCGACGAGGGGCCGATTCATGACGTAGTCGCCCTCGGACCCGTACTTCCCGCGCACGTCCTGCACGACGCGGATGTAGCCGCCCGGAACGATCACGTCGAGCGCGTTGTCGTAGCCGTTCAGCTCGGGGCCGAGGTGCGCACTCTGCGCGTACGACGTCGTGGCCGTGGCGTCATACGGCGTTCGAGTCAACAGAATCGGCGCTCGGCGGGCGTTCTTCGGGACGAGGATGACCGTGTGGAGCTTGGCGCCGTCGCGCATCGGGATCATGACGTCGCGGCGTTGGTAGTCGAACGTCGCAGTCGACGGAGTGAACTTCGACGGCGTTTCGGAGGGGAGCTGAGCGCTCAGCCGGGGCGCGAAGAGCGAAAGGGCGAAGAGGAGGCGAGCAGGTCGCACGGGAGGCTCGAGGTAGTGGCGGGGTTAAGGTCGCGTGAGAGGCGGTGAGGCGAAAGGCGGCGGGTGGGCCGGCCTTTCCGATTACGAAATCCGGCCGATGGCTGGCCATTCTGGTCCCTCGCGCCGCGGTGAGCACGGCCGTGCGCTCGAAATCCGACGTCCGATTTCGGACATCTGACGTCAGTCCCGTCGTGACAGACGGCAAAACGGGCGTGATCGGAATGAAGTGGTGATGCAGGTGAGAGGAATTTCCCTAACGTGTCGCTCTTCAGGAGCGACTGTGGGCGACTTTCGACGCCTCAAAGCATGGCAGAAAGCACATGCATACGGCTTGGCGGTGCACGCCGCATTCAAGAACGTCAGGACATGGGTTTCGCCTGGTCTGCGCTCGCAGATACTCCGCGCCGTCAGTTCGATCGCCGACACTCTCGCCGAGGGCTGCGCCAAACAATCACGCCGAGAGTTGGCCCGCGACGCCGACATGGCCTACTCGTCGTCGAAAGAAGTCGAAAACGACCTCATTCGCGCGCACGCCCTCGGCATGCTCACGCGAGTGACGTTCGAAGACCTATTACTCCAGGGCGACGAGGTATCTCGGCTCTGCTACGGTCTGGCGCGCAAACGTTGAAACGAGCCTCGCCCCTGGCGAGAGCCGGTCTGACATCCGACGTCCGAAAATCAGGCGTCCGACATCCCAAACCACGTGGCCCACGAGGCGATCCAAACGCCACTGGCCGCGCGCCGTTTCGGTGTTTCAAAAAGGCGGTCTGCCGATATCTCTCAGCCGTCCTCTCGCCTCATTGTTCGTCGAATCCCGCCTGATCGCCTCGTTGTACGCCGCCGCCGCTCCCGCCGTATCCGCCTTCATCAACAGAACGTTTCCCCGAAAGACGTACATCCCCGACGAGTTCGGGTAGAACTCCTCGTTGAGCGTTAGCAGCGCCATCGCCTCGTCGAACTTGTTCGCTCGCCCCAGCCGAAACGCCGCGATGTTCAGTTGGGACTCGCCGAAGTCGTAGGCTCCGCTGCCGTAGTAACGCTGCCGCAGCGCGCGGTACGTTTTCACGGCGGAATCGGCGCCACCGCTGGTCCCGGCGGCGATGACGACGGCGGACAACGGCATCGGCTTGCCCACCCCGCGGTGGCACGTCGCGCACGTGACCGGCGGGTCGTCCGGCTGGTGGCCGGGCAGCGTGTCGACGCGTCGGTTCGCTTCCTGCACGAGCAACATCATCTGCCTCGCGACGAGCTTCGTGCGCTTTTCGTCGCTCACGAAGTTGAACTGGGCCAACGGCTGGCCCTCCTCGCCGACGTGGCAAAACGGACAGCGTACGCCGAGGTCCGACGTGAAGTTCCGCATCGTCCCGATGACCTGAATCACCGGCGTCGATTTGGGAATGACCTTGGTGTTGACGAGCGAGTCGGGGGGGAACTTCGCGGGTGTCTGCGCGCGAGAATACGTGGTCGTGAGGGCGAGGAGCGAGATCACTGATACCGAGACACGCATCGTCAGCCTCGTGTACGGAGTGCGCAACGATAGTACGCGCAGGCGGATCGGGGTGTAAGAATGTTGTTCGCAACAAAAAGCGCGCGGCCGTTCACGGCCTGCGCGCCAACCGCCTTTCGGCTGATCACTTGAAATCGGACCTCTGACATCTGACTTCCGAAATCAGACCCGGCGTCACAGAACGAGCCGTCGCCATGCGAGGGCTGGTCTGATATCCGACGTCAGACGTCCGACGTCCGACGTCCCCAACCACGTGGCTCCGTTCCGATACGTACTCAGACTGGCCGAGCTCCAACCTCACCCATCACGTCTCCCGCAGTGCCGCCATCGGTGTTTCGGCGAACACATCTCTCCCCGTCAGCAACCCGATCGACACCGCCAGCCCGATCATCGCCGCCGCCACGATGCTCGCCGGCCCGAACGCCGGCATGAACGGCATCCTGAAGATCACGTGCAGCAGCCCCCATGCGGCGAGCGTCGACAACAGGACCCCCGTGAGTGCGCCGAGCGTGCCAAGCAACGCATACTCGGCGAGCATGATGCGCGCGATCTGCCGGCGCGTCGCGCCGAGCGTCTTGAGCAGCACGCCCTCGCGCAGCCGGTCGCGGCGCGTGGCTGCCACGGCACTGAACAGGACTGGAACGGCAAGCCCGAGGCTGATGAGCGCGAGAAAGCGAACGGCCATCGTCACCTTTCCCAGCACGCTCTGCACCGTGCGTTGCACGAGCGTGAGGTCGAGACTCGAGATGCTCGGATAACGAGCGACGACGTCGCGCTGGAGATGCGCAATCGCGGTGGGCGACGACGCGTGCACGAGAATCGCGTATTGCTTGGGCGCGGCGGACAGCGACTTGGGGTCGAACACCGCGAAGAAGTTGGGCGCGAACGTCTGCCACTGGATCGAGCGCAAGCTCGTCACGATCGTCGGAATGAGCACCCCCTGCACGTTCCAGGTGATCGTGTCACGAAGCTTGACGCCCATCTCCACGGCGACGCCCGAATCCAGCGAGACCTCGCCGAGCGAGCCGACGTCGTTTCCGGGCGCGCCGAACCACTTGCCCGACACGAGCCGCTCCGACGCCGTCAGCGTGTCGCGGAACGTCGATCTGAACTCTCGGCGAAAGACCCACGGCCCGCGGCGATCGCGCACCACTTCGCCTCCGCGGGCGCCACGCCCGGGTCCTCGTTGGCCGGCGGCGACGCGCGCCGAATCGCGAGCCCGCCGATTCTTCTCGATTTCGTCGGCGATCGCCGTCGCCGACTTTCCATTGACCGACGCGACGCGCATCGCGACGATCGGCGTCTCGTCGATCAGCTCCTCACGCGCCGCGCGGATCACCGAGTCGATTCCCGGCTGCTGATTCTCCTGCACGTCGAAGAACACGACGTTGGCCCGCGCCTCGCCCAGGCGAAGATCGAGCGAGCGGAGAATGTTGTACTGCACTTGATACAACGTGCCCATCAGGAAAACGCCGAAGCCCAGCGCGAGCACGACGGCGCGCGTCTGGTTGCCGGGGCGATACAAGCTCGCGATCCCCTGGCGCAGCGGGAACGGCCACGACGGACGGATCAATCGTCGCGCCGCCCATGACAATCCGGCGGCGCTGAGCCAGAGAATGCCGATGGCGCCGGCGATCGCCAACGTGAAGCCGATCCCGCGGCGTGGCGTATTCGCTCGGCTGAGCCCCAACGCGAGGACGCTCGCCGCGATCGCCAGGGAAAGCCCGATGCGCAGCGGATCCCAGCGCGCGCGTCGCAGCGCATCGGCGTCCGGCTCGCGACGCAGCGCCTGAAGAGGCGACACACGTCGCAGCGCGACGAGCGGCCGCAGCGAGAAGAGCAGGGCGACCCAGACGCCA is a genomic window of Gemmatimonadaceae bacterium containing:
- a CDS encoding FtsX-like permease family protein encodes the protein MSATRQLLALAWRESRTARRRLLLYMSSISLGVAALVAIDSFSENTIRSVHEQSRALMGGDVAARRNAQRGPAIDSLVDSLARAGISNVTSTGFSSMALVPRSGGTRLVQVHAVSAGYPFYGNIVTDPVAAWSQIQGGANAIVDPALLVSLDAQLGDTLSLGSAKFVITGSLRSVPGDVGISAAIGPRVYIPERYVPATGLVVFGSRVEYETLFKLPATLPSDAFVKTFGKRLAASNGSVQSAGYNESRLASAIDQLHDYLAIVGLIALLLGGIGVASGVHAFVMRKIDPVAILRCVGATSWQVLAIYSMQAAVMGLVGAAAGVVFGLGIQFAMPYVLHDFLPVDVELHLAPRPIVLGLGIGVWVALLFSLRPLVALRRVSPLQALRREPDADALRRARWDPLRIGLSLAIAASVLALGLSRANTPRRGIGFTLAIAGAIGILWLSAAGLSWAARRLIRPSWPFPLRQGIASLYRPGNQTRAVVLALGFGVFLMGTLYQVQYNILRSLDLRLGEARANVVFFDVQENQQPGIDSVIRAAREELIDETPIVAMRVASVNGKSATAIADEIEKNRRARDSARVAAGQRGPGRGARGGEVVRDRRGPWVFRREFRSTFRDTLTASERLVSGKWFGAPGNDVGSLGEVSLDSGVAVEMGVKLRDTITWNVQGVLIPTIVTSLRSIQWQTFAPNFFAVFDPKSLSAAPKQYAILVHASSPTAIAHLQRDVVARYPSISSLDLTLVQRTVQSVLGKVTMAVRFLALISLGLAVPVLFSAVAATRRDRLREGVLLKTLGATRRQIARIMLAEYALLGTLGALTGVLLSTLAAWGLLHVIFRMPFMPAFGPASIVAAAMIGLAVSIGLLTGRDVFAETPMAALRET